The Cyclopterus lumpus isolate fCycLum1 chromosome 12, fCycLum1.pri, whole genome shotgun sequence genome window below encodes:
- the LOC117740372 gene encoding uncharacterized protein LOC117740372, with protein sequence MATSNASSKYNYISCKKLIKDGSPAVWQLKPKKNEIGNLTKMTLGEKNPNKKNKTILLVGETGTGKSTLINTLVNYTIGVKWEDDVWFQIVEDEKKEQFESQTSDVIVYEIFGFEGSVLPFSLTIIDTPGFGDTKGLEMDEAINKRLFDLFCSEDGVHEIDAVGLVLKAGLNRLSDRLSYIFNSVVSLFGKDLERNIVALITHSPGGTPTNALKALEAANIKCARNEKGQPVHFLFNNSQNDTREDDTDDLEYSYTKAMKGMHQFTAFLKKTAPQNLEKTMSVHKEQIRLEACIHNLKDRIESIPHKLKEIQQIQEGLMKNEQEMKNNKEFTVEYDEHYKDKESVYSRTWGWGMFFEGAVSCTVCEETCHFPGCTTAKKPYWCEVMKGNYCTVCTGKCIYEHHVKENWRYVNKTRRVKKNLQSVKDKYEKNRTETEKKMGILEIFQKQNETLEANKTHWLNGAYECFIKLEQIALNVVSVSTYDHLKFLIGELEKKKEGEKVKKLKEMSLKKAEGFLAGLQYSKTIKGKNQKV encoded by the coding sequence gAGTAACGCATCATCCAAATATAACTACATCAGCTGCAAAAAACTGATCAAGGACGGATCTCCTGCTGTCTGGCAGCTGAAgccaaagaaaaatgaaattgGAAATCTGACAAAAATGACTCTTGGTGAAAAGAATccaaataagaaaaacaaaaccatctTGCTCGTTGGTGAAACAGGAACCGGAAAATCTACTCTGATCAACACTCTGGTCAACTACACCATCGGAGTGAAGTGGGAGGACGATGTCTGGTTTCAGATCGTAGAAGACGAGAAGAAAGAACAATTCGAGAGTCAGACATCCGATGTGATCGTGTACGAGATCTTTGGCTTTGAAGGTAGCGTTCTGCCTTTCTCCCTGACCATCATCGATACTCCTGGATTCGGAGACACCAAAGGGCTTGAAATGGATGAAGCAATCAATAAAAGACTGTTTGACTTGTTCTGCTCAGAAGATGGAGTTCATGAGATCGATGCGGTGGGTCTGGTGCTGAAAGCAGGCTTGAATCGACTGAGTGACCGTCTGTCGTACATATTTAACTCAGTGGTGTCTCTGTTTGGAAAAGACCTGGAGAGGAACATCGTCGCCCTCATCACCCACTCACCTGGAGGGACACCTACAAATGCTCTGAAAGCCCTCGAGGCTGCAAACATCAAGTGTGCCAGAAATGAAAAAGGACAGCcggttcacttcctgttcaataACAGCCAAAACGACACAAGGGAAGACGACACAGATGACCTTGAATATTCATACACAAAAGCTATGAAGGGAATGCATCAGTTCACAGCCTTTCTGAAAAAAACTGCACCTCAAAACCTGGAGAAAACCATGAGTGTTCATAAAGAGCAAATCAGACTGGAAGCCTGCATCCACAACCTGAAAGACAGAATTGAGTCCATTCCACATAAACTGAAGGAAATCCAGCAGATTCAGGAAGGTCTGATGAAAAATGAACAAGAGATGAAGAACAACAAAGAGTTCACTGTAGAATATGATGAGCACTACAAAGATAAAGAAAGTGTGTACAGTAGAACGTGGGGGTGGGGTATGTTCTTTGAAGGAGCCGTCAGCTGCACAGTCTGTGAGGAGACCTGTCACTTCCCTGGATGCACAACGGCCAAGAAGCCCTACTGGTGTGAGGTCATGAAGGGCAACTACTGCACTGTTTGTACCGGGAAGTGCATCTACGAACACCACGTGAAAGAAAACTGGAGGTATGTGAACAAGACAAGgagggttaaaaaaaaccttcaatcCGTGAAAGATAAATATGAGAAGAATAGAACAGAGACGGAGAAGAAGATGGGCATCCTGGAAATTTTTCAAAAACAGAATGAAACCCTTGAAGCAAACAAAACCCATTGGCTGAATGGGGCCTACGAGTGTTTCATCAAACTGGAGCAGATCGCCTTAAATGTGGTTTCAGTGTCCACTTACGACCACCTGAAGTTCCTGATTGGggagctggagaagaagaaggaaggcgAGAAGGTCAAGAAGCTGAAAGAGATGTCACTTAAGAAAGCTGAAGGGTTCCTGGCCGGGCTTCAGTACTCCAAAACGATCAAGGGAAAGAACCAGAAGGTCTAG